The following coding sequences lie in one Seriola aureovittata isolate HTS-2021-v1 ecotype China chromosome 5, ASM2101889v1, whole genome shotgun sequence genomic window:
- the LOC130169273 gene encoding tetratricopeptide repeat protein 16-like, translating into METSVERKDQTAEEQSLFPTAVSEEELDEARRKSSFKQLFGSSKIFLAPGEKRPYRPDLQGSLIIQSRAAEHYTNGKEAMGKFQYEKAVICFSRAITLQPEQTQLYVSQAEAYLQLCDFQSAAACYKKAWLLEPGAFRDRLAFIYYLQGQCLFDRRLFLEALEAFTKAAEVKPGCRVYAVRSLACLTAAGHLTDCLQLVNDWMVSDGPTSDLYILRARLHQQLHQVSQCYRDVTSALALNPSCPAAGALLQQLQRAGEQARQKSVDRAVSGELPEALCMINIALENCPRDARLYLFRGILYRRLKDFTAAIEDLIQAVELNDGGEGEERGEAEKGVKGQAEAARDKRDERGSFEEQVEFQLVLTYNDFAVQCFSRAQYAEATLLLNKAIEEEKSQAGLYLNRGDCFFKQGDWCYALVDYQQAEEMMRPGDPAVRLRLAVLHNTLGSFCFQDCFFKQGDWCYALVDYQQAEEMMRPGDPAVRLRLAVLHNTLGSFCFQGGHFQEAADMFSLAVQYDPSAAQYYEKRSKAFRKLQNLKGARQDLICVLILDPTNEELPPMLMSLFPGCSVSDVLSSPGGQAVRDQLMDTIQTCTSCSEPQRLSEKLQQMTLTNQSTASQSEAPPEAGEELKLCMNQQEMEIMVKSLLQVPSRPQE; encoded by the exons ATGGAAACTTCCGTGGAGAGAAAAGACCAGACG gcagaggagcagagttTGTTTCCCACTGCGGTGTCAGAAGAGGAGCTGGATGAGGCCAGGAGAAAAAGCTCCTTCAAGCAGCTTTTTGGCTCCAGTAAAATCTTTCTGGCGCCAGGAGAGAAACGCCCTTACAGACCAGACCTTCAGGGGAGCCTCATCATCCAGAGCAGGGCTGCAGAGCA ctACACAAATGGAAAAGAGGCGATGGGAAAGTTCCAGTATGAGAAGGCGGTGATCTGCTTCTCCAGAGCCATCACACTGCAGCCTGAACAG ACTCAGCTGTATGTGAGTCAGGCGGAGGCCTACCTGCAGCTGTGTGACTTCcagtcagcagcagcctgttatAAGAAGGCCTGGCTCCTGGAGCCCGGAGCCTTCAGAGACCGCCTGGCCTTCATCTACTACCTCCAG GGCCAGTGTTTGTTTGACCGACGTCTTTTCCTGGAGGCTCTGGAGGCGTTCACTAAAGCTGCTGAGGTGAAGCCCGGCTGCAGGGTCTACGCAGTCAGAAG CCTGGCctgtctgacagctgcaggTCACCTCACCGACTGTCTGCAGCTGGTCAACGACTGGATGGTGTCAGACGGTCCCACCTCTGACCTTTACATCCTCAGAGCCCGACTGcaccagcagctccaccag GTGTCACAGTGTTACCGAGACGTGACGTCGGCGCTGGCGTTGAACCCGTCGTGTCCCGCGGCCggagctctgctgcagcagctgcagcgagCCGGTGAACAGGCCAGACAGAAGTCTGTGGACAGAGCTGTGAGCGGCGAGCTGCCTGAAGCCCTCTGCATGATCAACATCGCTCTGGAGAACTGCCCCCGGGACGCACGCCTCTACCTGTTCAG AGGAATTCTCTACCGACGTCTCAAAGACTTCACAGCCGCCATCGAGGATCTGATCCAGGCTGTTGAGCTGAACGacgggggggagggggaggagaggggggaggcgGAGAAGGGTGTCAAAGGTCAGGCGGAGGCGGCCAGGGACAAGAGGGACGAGCGAGGCTCCTTCGAAGAGCAGGTGGAGTTTCAGCTGGTTCTCACCTACAATGACTTTGCCGTTCAGTGCTTCAGCAGAGCGCAGTACGCCGAAGCCACTCTGCTCCTCAACAAGGCCATCGAGGAGGAGAAGAGCCAGGCAGGCCTGTACCTGAACCGAGGAG actgtttctTTAAGCAGGGTGACTGGTGTTACGCTCTGGTTGACTACCAGCAGGCTGAGGAGATGATGAGACCTGGCGACCCTGCTGTCCGGCTGCGCCTCGCTGTCCTCCACAACACACTGGGTTCCTTCTGCTTCCAGG actgtttctTTAAGCAGGGTGACTGGTGTTACGCTCTGGTTGACTACCAGCAGGCTGAGGAGATGATGAGACCTGGCGACCCTGCTGTCCGGCTGCGCCTCGCTGTCCTCCACAACACACTGGGTTCCTTCTGCTTCCAGGGCGG gcattTCCAGGAAGCAGCTGACATGTTTTCTCTGGCCGTCCAGTACGACCCCTCAGCCGCTCAGTACTACGAGAAGAGATCGAAGGCCTTCAGGAAGCTGCAGAACCTGAAGGGAGCCCGACAGGACCTGATCTGTGTTCTGATCCTGGATCCCACCAACGAGGAG ctgccgCCCATGCTCATGAGTCTGTTCCCTGGCTGCAGCGTCTCTGATGTTTTGTCCAGTCCAGGAGGACAAgctgtcagagatcagctgatgGACACCATCCAGACCTGCACTTCCTGCTCTGAGCCACAAAG ACTGAGTGAGAAGCTCCAACAGATgactctgaccaatcagagcacggcgagccaatcagaagcccCACCTGAGGCAGGGGAGGAGCTGAAGCTGTGTATGAACCAACAGGAGATGGAGATCATGGTGAAGAGCCTCCTGCAGGTACCGAGCAGACCCCAGGAGTAG
- the mymk gene encoding protein myomaker isoform X2 gives MGAFIAKMLLPTVSSVVFLPAASVAAKRGFHMEAMVYFFTMFFSAIYHACDGPGLSILCFMRYDILEYFSVYGTALSMWVTLIALGDFDEPQRSSITMFGVLTIAVRIYQDRWGYGIYSGPIGSAVFIITVKWLQKMKQLRAVYPEKAVYTQQVGPGCCFGALALMLRFYFEEWDYAYVHSFYHLSLAVSFVLLLPKKNRYAGTDTNAAKLSCFALCCCTDKPKKKSRTVWTVPTEKPWTRGCSTPTLPLYNPPPSTPVKGTSISKLKEMNGWK, from the exons ATGGGTGCCTTTATTGCCAAGATGCTGCTTCCTACGGTCAGCAGCGTGGTGTTCCTGCCTGCGGCCAGCGTGGCGGCCAAGAGGGGCTTCCACATGGAGGCCATGGTCTACTTCTTCACCATGTTCTTCAGTGCG ATCTACCACGCCTGTGATGGACCGGGCCTCTCCATCCTGTGTTTCATGAGGTACGACATCCTGGAGTACTTCAGTGTTTACGGCACGGCTCTGTCCATGTGGGTCACACTCATCG CTCTGGGCGACTTCGATGAGCCGCAGCGCTCCAGTATAACCATGTTCGGGGTGTTGACCATCGCCGTGAGGATCTACCAGGATCGCTGGGGCTACGGGATCTACTCCGGTCCCATCGGATCAGCTGTCTTCATCATCACCGTCAAATGG CTGCAGAAGATGAAGCAGCTGAGGGCGGTGTATCCAGAGAAGGCGGTGTACACGCAGCAGGTCGGTCCGGGCTGCTGCTTCGGCGCTCTCGCTCTGATGCTGCGTTTCTACTTTGAG GAGTGGGACTACGCCTACGTCCACAGCTTCTACCACCTGTCTCTGGCCGTGTCCTTCGTCCTGCTGCTGCCGAAGAAGAACCGCTACGCAGGGACGGACACGAACGCGGCGAAGCTCAGCTGCTTCGCTCTCTGCTGCTGC ACAGACAAGCCAAAGAAGAAGTCTCGGACCGTGTGGACAGTCCCCACCGAGAAGCCGTGGACTCGAGGCTGCAGCACCCCCACCCTGCCTCTTtacaaccccccaccctccacacCCGTCAAAGGCACCAGCATCAGCAAGCTCAAAGAGATGAACGGCTGGAAGTGA
- the mymk gene encoding protein myomaker isoform X1, whose translation MGAFIAKMLLPTVSSVVFLPAASVAAKRGFHMEAMVYFFTMFFSAIYHACDGPGLSILCFMRYDILEYFSVYGTALSMWVTLIALGDFDEPQRSSITMFGVLTIAVRIYQDRWGYGIYSGPIGSAVFIITVKWLQKMKQLRAVYPEKAVYTQQVGPGCCFGALALMLRFYFEEWDYAYVHSFYHLSLAVSFVLLLPKKNRYAGTDTNAAKLSCFALCCCSMSPGSSKAKTDKPKKKSRTVWTVPTEKPWTRGCSTPTLPLYNPPPSTPVKGTSISKLKEMNGWK comes from the exons ATGGGTGCCTTTATTGCCAAGATGCTGCTTCCTACGGTCAGCAGCGTGGTGTTCCTGCCTGCGGCCAGCGTGGCGGCCAAGAGGGGCTTCCACATGGAGGCCATGGTCTACTTCTTCACCATGTTCTTCAGTGCG ATCTACCACGCCTGTGATGGACCGGGCCTCTCCATCCTGTGTTTCATGAGGTACGACATCCTGGAGTACTTCAGTGTTTACGGCACGGCTCTGTCCATGTGGGTCACACTCATCG CTCTGGGCGACTTCGATGAGCCGCAGCGCTCCAGTATAACCATGTTCGGGGTGTTGACCATCGCCGTGAGGATCTACCAGGATCGCTGGGGCTACGGGATCTACTCCGGTCCCATCGGATCAGCTGTCTTCATCATCACCGTCAAATGG CTGCAGAAGATGAAGCAGCTGAGGGCGGTGTATCCAGAGAAGGCGGTGTACACGCAGCAGGTCGGTCCGGGCTGCTGCTTCGGCGCTCTCGCTCTGATGCTGCGTTTCTACTTTGAG GAGTGGGACTACGCCTACGTCCACAGCTTCTACCACCTGTCTCTGGCCGTGTCCTTCGTCCTGCTGCTGCCGAAGAAGAACCGCTACGCAGGGACGGACACGAACGCGGCGAAGCTCAGCTGCTTCGCTCTCTGCTGCTGC AGCATGTCCCCTGGTTCCTCTAAAGCCAAGACAGACAAGCCAAAGAAGAAGTCTCGGACCGTGTGGACAGTCCCCACCGAGAAGCCGTGGACTCGAGGCTGCAGCACCCCCACCCTGCCTCTTtacaaccccccaccctccacacCCGTCAAAGGCACCAGCATCAGCAAGCTCAAAGAGATGAACGGCTGGAAGTGA